In Phlebotomus papatasi isolate M1 chromosome 1, Ppap_2.1, whole genome shotgun sequence, the following proteins share a genomic window:
- the LOC129809649 gene encoding uncharacterized protein LOC129809649 yields the protein METVFEEISPESYPEYSNPVQEMQDDSQMECLVSPGLAPESQAGMLHSLLESSSSCQKNYDECSEVEQLRKKNALLCTNLKNLKRKHKNALQILRRKTKKIRELQDLLKSKDKELSNAIKKKSLDKIPPGLKALFDRIISKTECENSSTKKYTEELKRFALEMDFLSPKAYRFLRSESGDNLPHARTMGKWLQNIDCDPGITKESLELLLAYTSKEKEQHRTVICQLVFDEVYIFKHLQNIGEKSYGVSVLGEGQATQILTFMLVSVDLQWKLPVAYFPFYKMQAPQKAGIIEKVIHSVQQTGVIINGITFDGAKINFKAIRIMGCDLSKSLDNYAVTEGLGSEIFIYPDPVHMLKLVRNTFSEYDLYDNEDRIISFRFIKSLVDLQESEGVKLNNHLRTEHVQFKNKIMNNNQTQEKFTTEEEVEIEIKENLKKKSVTDEDLLAISEIMKNFSTTTELSLELQADVIVTKIKGKVFCEGCVSELTQTNNANEEHASDLILALTKHCEAYMRQCIEGIEVMGEVEFHKSMEVEEMVNTLLFTFKDYAFENSLTHLTDSIDHYVNLLSVYITTYAKVRMRQRENKINEKLSNRNKLHRLTHFKNM from the exons ATGGAAACTGTTTTTGAGGAAATATCACCTGAAAGTTACCCTGAATACTCAAATCCTGTTCAGGAGATGCAGGACGACAGTCAAATGGAGTGTCTTGTCTCGCCAGGTCTTGCGCCTGAGAGTCAGGCAGGAATGCTACATTCATTGCTTGAAAGTTCTTCTTCTTGTCAAAAGAATTACGATGAATGCAGTGAAGTTGAGCAGCTCAGAAAGAAAAATGCCCTACTGTGCACCAATTTgaagaatttgaaaagaaaacacaaAAATGCGTTGCAGATTCTTcgaagaaaaaccaaaaagatTCGAGAACTCCAGGATCTTTTGAAGTCGAAAGATAAGGAGCTATCCAAcgcgattaaaaaaaaatcccttgatAAGATTCCACCAGGCTTGAAAGCTCTCTTCGATAGGATAATCAGCAAAACGGAATGTGAGAATTCCTCAACAAAGAAATACACCGAAGAGCTGAAGCGTTTTGCTCttgaaatggattttttatCTCCAAAAGCATATAG ATTCTTGAGAAGCGAAAGTGGTGACAATCTGCCTCATGCGAGAACAATGGGAAAATGGTTGCAAAATATTGATTGTGATCCAGGAATCACGAAAGAATCTCTTGAGCTTTTACTAGCATATACATCGAAGGAGAAAGAACAACACAGAACAGTTATTTGCCAGCTTGTATTTGACGAAGTGTACATTTTCAAACACCTTCAAAACATTGGTGAAAAGTCCTACGGTGTTTCTGTACTGGGAGAAGGACAAGCCACACAGATATTAACATTTATGTTAGTATCCGTTGATTTACAATGGAAATTGCCCGTAGCATATTTTCCATTTTATAAGATGCAGGCTCCCCAGAAAGCCGGGATTATCGAAAAAGTCATTCACAGCGTACAACAAACTGGAGTGATTATAAATGGCATTACATTTGATGGCGCCAAGATCAATTTTAAGGCAATAAGAATAATGGGCTGTGACCTCAGTAAAAGCCTCGATAATTATGCCGTAACCGAAGGCTTGGGATCAGAAATTTTTATCTATCCCGATCCGGTACATATGCTGAAATTGGTGCGCAACACCTTTTCAGAATATGATTTGTACGACAACGAGGACAGAATTATAAGCTTCCGCTTCATCAAATCACTAGTGGATCTCCAAGAATCTGAAGGGGTGAAGCTCAATAACCACCTACGAACAGAACATGTCCAGTTCAAAAACAAGATTATGAAC AATAATCAAACTCAAGAAAAATTCACCACTGAAGAAGAAGTAGAAATAGAGATAAAGGAAAATCTGAAGAAAAAGAGTGTCACGGATGAAGATTTGCTTGCGATTTCTGAAATTATGAAGAATTTCAGTACCACAACTGAACTTTCACTGGAATTACAAGCCGACGTTATTGTGACTAAAATCAAAGGAAAAGTTTTCTGTGAAGGCTGTGTGTCTGAGCTCACGCAGACAAATAATGCAAATGAAGAGCATGCCTCAGATTTGATTTTGGCATTAACAAAACACTGTGAAGCTTATATGAGGCAATGCATAGAAGGCATAGAAGTAATGGGAGAAGTTGAATTTCATAAATCAATGGAAGTTGAGGAAATGGTCAACACACTTCTGTTCACATTCAAGGATTATGCATTTGAGAACAGCCTCACGCATCTGACAGATAGCATTGACCATTACGTGAATTTGCTTTCTGTCTACATAACAACTTACGCAAAAGTAAGAATGCGTCAAAGAGAAAATAAGATCAATGAGAAGTTGAGCAATCGCAACAAATTGCACAGATTGACTCATTTTAAGAATATGTAG
- the LOC129810074 gene encoding JNK1/MAPK8-associated membrane protein-like yields MMEIERCPGLYCGRMFFEENNTWSNCGACPRGYRVNETFACALCNEELSMYNYLYLGFMGALPLVMHWFFIDVAAKERGFSRGQLILHFSAFVEVVTAAVITLLSMEPVWQLKIYSCRVNRLSDWYTLFHNPTPHYGKKLHCTQEAVYPLQTMVLLFYFLCLINMMILRPLLNRKFLKAGKSAVYCALYFLPILTVLHAVAGGLIYYAFPYLSIVISMISNATHFSIKLDQSMKSLMKTSLTEMKNIVIILGHWLLMAYGILSLRQHYAFLAFVPFPAIFYILTVKFTDPTEFRDKDRSERNS; encoded by the exons ATGATGGAAATAGAGAGGTGTCCGGGACTCTACTGTGGCCGAATGTTCTTTGAAGAGAACAACACATGGAGCAATTGTGGAGCATGTCCTCGGGGCTATCGAGTAAATGAGACTTTTGCTTGTGCCCTCTGCAATGAGGAGCTCTCAATGTACAATTATCTGTACTTGGGATTCATGGGTGCCCTACCACTGGTGATGCATTGGTTCTTTATTGATGTGGCAGCGAAGGAGAGGGGCTTCAGTCGGGGACAACTAATTCTCCATTTCAGTGCATTTGTTGAAGTTGTCACGGCAGCTGTAATCACTTTACTTTCCATGGAGCCCGTGTGGCAACTTAAGATCTATTCCTGCCGCGTGAATCGCCTCTCAGACTGGTACACCCTCTTCCACAATCCTACCCCTCACTACGGCAAGAAGCTCCACTGTACCCAAGAAGCTGTCTATCCACT GCAAACCATGGTGTTACTCTTCTACTTTCTCTGCCTCATCAACATGATGATCCTCAGACCATTACTCAATAGAAAATTTCTTAAGGCGGGAAAATCAGCCGTCTACTGCGCCCTCTACTTCCTTCCGATCCTCACTGTACTACACGCCGTTGCAGGAGGGCTCATTT ACTACGCATTTCCATACCTAAGCATCGTAATCTCAATGATTTCCAACGCAACGCATTTCTCCATCAAATTGGATCAATCAATGAAGTCACTAATGAAAACATCCCTCacagaaatgaaaaatatcgtGATAATAT TGGGTCATTGGCTGTTGATGGCTTATGGAATTCTTTCACTTCGCCAGCATTATGCATTCTTGGCATTTGTCCCCTTCCCAGCTATATTCTACATTTTAACGGTCAAATTCACTGATCCAACAGAATTCCGTGATAAAGATCGATCAGAGAGAAATAGCTGA